The following proteins come from a genomic window of Candidatus Eisenbacteria bacterium:
- a CDS encoding PEP/pyruvate-binding domain-containing protein, producing the protein MPEKDHSKKEKRRHIEGILKRFPELSKRISRTLLITLHSRGIISVDEAHRLARGRARGKGSGKASENIKASDNLHNDNIQLVQRWDEKEKRQIHEITLDYAAEYFTEVEIDDLVNLTRKREEAQTLGEIADLASVSSGLLIEKIKSFCRLPKGQTILPAQESLSVRVALIRRFISDQLEFIGIAKHHLYIRDFDDLVSRIIGDENGAGLIGGKAGGNLLGERILTRAQNEDPHAPNVRIHTPESYYLRSDILDTFLRYNGLQHLQDQKYKEIADIRNDYPMILDLFKNADFPPDLVSMIRDLLKTLGSHPLIVRSSSLLEDRFGTTFAGKYRSVFVSNQGSEESRVQELLGAIAEVYASTLHPDPLSYRRRHDLLDYSENMAVLIQKLVGTRVGSYFLPVWAGVGFSRNLYRRNPRIRPEDGMTRLVFGLGTRAVDRVSEDFPRIIPLGLPTLRPEIKPEDILRVSQKFVDVVNLETHRFETIPISSLLQENAGMPGLSHVFSVLKHGFIRQMMGDGILDRPEDLVVTFDRLTHSTPYPAFLKWCLQTLEKAYQCPIDIEFAYDGEHFYLLQCRPQAMRREETQIRLPAYIPPERTVFTANRDIISARVSKIEYVILIDPKDYNMIHSTEKRLGVAKIVHQLNDKLSDKVFILMGPGRWGSKDLRLGIRVGYSDINNTRILIEIARREGGYMPEVSYGSHFFQDLVESNIQYLALYPDDPDICFNTDFLHKSKNSLPSILPDARDFIDVVRVLHVPGAASGMLLQVEMDGDNQQAMAYLI; encoded by the coding sequence ATGCCGGAGAAAGATCACTCAAAGAAAGAGAAGCGCCGTCACATTGAAGGAATCCTGAAGCGTTTTCCGGAATTGTCAAAACGGATCAGCCGGACGCTCCTGATTACTTTGCACAGCCGGGGAATTATCTCTGTCGACGAGGCCCACCGGTTGGCCAGGGGAAGGGCCAGAGGAAAGGGAAGCGGAAAGGCCAGTGAGAATATAAAGGCATCTGATAATCTGCATAATGACAATATTCAATTGGTTCAAAGATGGGATGAAAAGGAAAAGCGACAGATACATGAGATCACTCTGGATTACGCCGCCGAGTATTTTACCGAGGTGGAGATTGATGATCTCGTCAACCTGACGCGCAAGCGGGAAGAAGCGCAGACGCTGGGGGAAATTGCGGATCTCGCTTCGGTCTCATCAGGACTTCTGATTGAAAAGATTAAGAGTTTTTGCCGCCTCCCAAAAGGCCAGACGATCCTTCCCGCGCAAGAATCATTGTCGGTCCGCGTAGCCCTCATCCGCCGGTTTATTTCCGACCAACTGGAGTTCATCGGCATCGCGAAACATCATCTGTATATCCGGGATTTTGATGACCTTGTCAGCCGGATTATAGGCGATGAGAACGGAGCCGGGCTGATCGGCGGGAAAGCGGGAGGAAATCTTCTCGGGGAACGGATCCTGACCCGGGCCCAGAATGAAGATCCCCATGCTCCTAATGTGAGAATCCATACCCCGGAATCGTACTATTTAAGATCGGATATTTTGGACACCTTCCTGCGATATAACGGATTGCAGCATCTACAAGATCAAAAATATAAAGAGATCGCCGATATCCGCAATGATTACCCCATGATTCTTGATCTATTTAAGAATGCCGATTTCCCACCCGATCTCGTTTCAATGATTCGAGATCTGCTGAAGACCCTGGGATCGCACCCTCTTATCGTTCGTTCATCAAGCCTGCTCGAGGATCGCTTCGGTACCACATTTGCGGGCAAGTATCGCAGTGTTTTCGTCTCCAACCAAGGCTCAGAGGAGTCCAGGGTTCAAGAGCTACTCGGCGCCATTGCAGAGGTCTATGCCAGCACCCTGCACCCGGACCCCCTCAGCTATCGCCGCCGGCATGATCTTCTCGATTACAGCGAAAATATGGCTGTATTGATTCAGAAGCTGGTCGGAACACGGGTGGGTTCCTATTTTCTTCCGGTGTGGGCCGGTGTCGGCTTTTCAAGAAACCTGTACCGCCGCAATCCGCGCATCCGTCCCGAAGATGGAATGACACGTCTTGTTTTCGGTCTCGGGACACGCGCAGTAGACAGGGTTTCTGAGGATTTTCCACGCATCATACCGCTGGGTCTCCCAACCCTTCGGCCCGAGATAAAACCGGAAGATATCCTGCGCGTATCACAAAAATTCGTCGATGTTGTCAACCTGGAGACACATCGATTCGAGACCATACCCATATCAAGCTTGCTCCAGGAAAACGCCGGAATGCCGGGGTTGAGCCACGTGTTCTCGGTGCTGAAACATGGTTTTATCCGGCAGATGATGGGAGATGGAATATTAGACCGGCCTGAAGATCTTGTCGTGACCTTCGATCGATTGACTCATTCAACACCCTATCCGGCTTTCCTGAAGTGGTGTCTGCAAACATTGGAAAAAGCTTATCAGTGCCCGATTGATATCGAATTCGCCTACGATGGGGAGCATTTTTATCTTCTTCAATGCCGCCCGCAGGCCATGCGCCGCGAGGAAACCCAAATTAGATTGCCGGCCTATATACCGCCGGAACGAACCGTTTTTACGGCAAACAGGGATATTATTTCCGCAAGGGTCAGCAAAATTGAGTATGTCATTTTGATCGATCCAAAAGACTACAATATGATTCACAGTACGGAGAAGCGTCTGGGCGTGGCGAAAATAGTCCACCAGCTCAATGATAAACTATCGGACAAGGTTTTTATCCTAATGGGACCCGGCCGGTGGGGAAGCAAAGATCTGCGGCTCGGGATTCGAGTGGGTTATTCAGACATCAACAATACCAGGATTCTCATTGAAATTGCGCGCAGGGAAGGCGGTTATATGCCGGAAGTTTCATATGGCAGTCATTTTTTTCAAGACCTTGTCGAATCGAATATTCAATATCTCGCGCTCTATCCCGACGACCCCGACATTTGTTTCAATACCGACTTCCTTCACAAATCGAAAAATTCCCTTCCAAGTATTCTTCCCGATGCCCGGGATTTTATAGATGTCGTCAGAGTCCTGCACGTTCCGGGTGCGGCGTCCGGGATGCTGCTGCAGGTTGAAATGGATGGGGACAACCAACAAGCCATGGCGTATCTGATTTAG
- a CDS encoding DNA repair exonuclease, producing MGRKILHLADLHLGYKPHTLGDGAGLHQQQRDTLLTRIVSWVLEEARDEVGLLLIVGDLFESPHPAPGLVESVIRELSRLVAAGIQVITIPGNHDELTYTDGVYRTHADRWPGRLVTHPRPHEVMVLEWDKVVVAVHSMAYIQSESPDSPVFPPVSGKDVFHIAAVHATLTDRLGGFIAEGDRALKVRFDDLSQKGFSYVALGHIHNGPLEWTTAGAAAAYAGAIEGKSYHDPGGAGLLLVDPSSRPPVLERRPINRHIIRNGIISLHEVQDESALERRILEWAGHNLQAEKYPRLTDFKGEVDFSSMALRIRLQGHAGFVLDIERIQARLAPRFLALEIRVEDPAWDLGDWTRWKNEETLRGAVVRTAMEKIGAAAHEEERRFLTEAAAVALRALHVATQEGNVTR from the coding sequence ATGGGCAGAAAAATCCTTCATCTCGCCGATTTACACCTGGGATATAAGCCGCACACCCTTGGCGACGGCGCCGGATTGCATCAGCAGCAACGGGATACCCTGCTAACCCGCATTGTCTCATGGGTTCTCGAGGAGGCCCGCGATGAAGTGGGGCTTCTTCTGATCGTCGGCGATCTTTTTGAATCACCCCACCCCGCACCCGGGTTGGTGGAATCAGTGATCCGGGAACTCTCCCGGCTTGTGGCGGCCGGAATTCAGGTTATAACAATCCCGGGGAATCACGATGAGCTGACTTATACCGACGGCGTCTACCGGACTCATGCCGATCGCTGGCCCGGCCGGCTGGTCACCCACCCCCGTCCCCATGAAGTCATGGTTCTTGAGTGGGACAAGGTGGTTGTTGCCGTTCATTCCATGGCCTACATCCAAAGCGAATCTCCCGATTCCCCGGTTTTCCCACCCGTAAGCGGAAAGGATGTCTTTCACATTGCTGCGGTCCACGCCACACTGACCGATCGATTGGGCGGCTTCATCGCAGAGGGCGATCGCGCCCTCAAAGTTCGATTCGATGACCTGTCTCAAAAGGGATTCTCCTACGTTGCCTTGGGACACATCCATAACGGCCCCCTTGAATGGACTACGGCGGGGGCCGCCGCAGCCTACGCGGGAGCGATCGAAGGGAAGTCCTACCATGATCCCGGCGGCGCCGGCCTGCTGCTCGTCGATCCCTCATCCCGCCCACCGGTATTAGAACGCAGGCCGATCAACCGGCACATAATAAGGAATGGGATCATTTCTCTTCACGAGGTTCAGGATGAATCAGCCCTGGAACGGCGGATTTTAGAATGGGCGGGCCACAATCTTCAGGCCGAAAAGTATCCCCGGTTGACGGATTTTAAGGGAGAGGTCGACTTCAGTTCCATGGCGTTGCGCATCCGTCTCCAAGGTCATGCTGGATTCGTTCTCGATATCGAGCGGATTCAAGCCCGCCTGGCGCCTCGGTTTCTTGCCCTCGAGATCCGGGTTGAGGATCCGGCATGGGATCTGGGTGATTGGACCCGCTGGAAGAACGAAGAAACATTGAGAGGCGCCGTCGTTCGAACGGCGATGGAAAAAATCGGCGCGGCCGCGCATGAGGAGGAGCGGAGGTTCTTGACGGAGGCCGCCGCGGTGGCTCTGAGGGCTTTGCATGTGGCGACTCAAGAAGGAAATGTGACCCGATGA
- a CDS encoding Glu/Leu/Phe/Val dehydrogenase codes for MARAQFDKIADLIGLDTGTRELLRTPMREYQFNIPVRMDDGGVKIFRGFRVQHNDARGPGKGGIRFHPQETIDTVRALSMWMTWKCAAVDIPLGGSKGGVVCDPHNLSAREQEAICRGWVRQLARDIGPNIDVPAPDVMTNAQHMLWMLDEYEVICGSRHPGLITGKPVGMGGSLGRTQATGYGVVYTLREALKELKLRPDDTVASIQGFGNVAQYAIELYKQIGGRVICVSCWDQEDQTSYSFKKADGLSLEELRSIADRFGGIDKKKAAGLGYEILPGGAWLEQDVDILIPAALEHQITADNVGNVSSKVKVIAEGANGPTTPEADEVIHKRGIFMIPDFLANAGGVTCSYFEQVQSNMNYYWEMDEVLGKLDLKMTSAYIAVSELARKQKLYMRDAAYVLAINRVASACHDRGWV; via the coding sequence ATGGCGCGTGCGCAGTTTGATAAAATCGCAGACTTGATCGGTTTGGATACCGGAACACGTGAATTGTTAAGGACTCCCATGCGGGAATATCAGTTCAATATTCCTGTTCGTATGGATGACGGGGGTGTGAAGATATTTCGCGGGTTTCGGGTTCAACACAACGATGCCCGCGGCCCGGGGAAGGGCGGTATCCGGTTTCACCCTCAAGAGACGATTGATACGGTTCGGGCTCTTTCAATGTGGATGACCTGGAAATGCGCAGCGGTGGACATTCCGCTTGGCGGCAGCAAAGGCGGAGTCGTCTGTGATCCCCATAATCTCAGCGCCCGGGAGCAAGAGGCGATCTGCCGCGGCTGGGTGCGGCAGCTTGCCCGTGACATTGGACCGAATATCGACGTTCCCGCGCCGGATGTGATGACAAACGCCCAACACATGTTGTGGATGCTGGATGAATACGAAGTGATTTGCGGCAGCCGGCATCCCGGCCTCATCACGGGGAAGCCGGTCGGTATGGGAGGTTCCCTGGGGCGGACTCAGGCAACCGGATACGGTGTAGTATATACGCTGCGTGAAGCCTTGAAGGAATTGAAGCTCCGGCCGGACGACACCGTTGCCAGCATCCAAGGTTTTGGAAATGTAGCGCAATACGCCATAGAATTGTACAAGCAAATCGGCGGCCGCGTTATTTGCGTCTCGTGTTGGGATCAGGAAGACCAGACCTCTTATTCTTTTAAAAAGGCCGACGGGCTCAGTCTTGAAGAACTGCGTTCGATTGCGGATCGTTTCGGGGGCATCGACAAAAAGAAAGCCGCCGGCTTGGGGTATGAAATTCTGCCGGGCGGCGCTTGGCTGGAACAGGATGTCGATATTCTTATCCCGGCGGCTCTGGAGCATCAAATCACCGCAGATAATGTCGGCAACGTGTCGTCAAAGGTGAAGGTCATTGCGGAAGGAGCCAATGGACCAACAACTCCTGAAGCGGATGAAGTTATTCATAAGCGCGGTATTTTCATGATCCCTGATTTTCTGGCGAATGCCGGGGGCGTCACCTGCAGCTACTTTGAGCAGGTTCAAAGCAACATGAACTACTACTGGGAGATGGATGAAGTTCTCGGAAAACTGGACCTCAAGATGACCTCGGCGTATATCGCCGTCAGCGAATTGGCAAGAAAACAGAAACTGTACATGCGTGATGCCGCGTATGTATTGGCCATCAATAGGGTGGCTTCAGCATGCCATGATCGCGGCTGGGTTTAG
- a CDS encoding GNAT family N-acetyltransferase produces the protein MVVKRWKEAYDAKITTARAAMKYVRPGQRIFIGTGCGEPQSLVRALAAAAGDIPDTEILHTLTLGVAPHTDVEYSDIFRHNAFFVGPNTREAVNEGRADYTPIFLSLLPKLFKSGAVPIDVALIQVTPPDEHGYCSLGVSVDIVKAAAQVADIVVAEVNKQTPRVLGDSFIHVDKIHHFVENDEPLLEIDYSKPSDISLRIGHYIADLIDDGSTIQVGIGEIPNAVLACLENKKDLGVHTEMFSDGILDLFEKGAITNRRKSLHPGKIIASFCMGTKRLYNFIHNNPIIEFHPSDYVNDPFVIAQHDNMVAVNSALEIDLGGQVCADSLGYYFYSGLGGQTDFMRGTARSLRGKPIIAIASTTDDGEHSRIVPHLSEGAGVVTTRGDVHYIVTEYGVAYLHGKTIRERAISLINIAHPKFRDELLAHAKRIKYVYQDQMSLNVAARYPQELEKTKRIGKEEFLFRPIRPTDEKLVRAFFYAASKKTKYFRFHGELQTFRHRDAQTYCNVDYESNYVIAVVRKEEDHEHIIAMGQYEVNPATNMGECAFMVSDEFQGKGIGTLLLKRLIEHAKSKGVAGFVAEVLATNQAMLHVFHKSGYTIHSSIDEGVYHVSFTFHEGLERAERTEIQS, from the coding sequence ATGGTGGTAAAGCGCTGGAAAGAGGCCTATGACGCTAAGATTACGACCGCCCGGGCGGCGATGAAATATGTCAGACCGGGGCAGCGGATTTTTATCGGTACAGGTTGCGGGGAGCCGCAATCGCTGGTCCGGGCCTTGGCCGCGGCGGCGGGCGATATCCCCGATACTGAGATTCTGCATACACTGACATTGGGTGTGGCGCCCCATACGGATGTGGAATACAGCGATATTTTTCGCCACAATGCCTTCTTCGTTGGGCCCAACACCCGGGAAGCGGTGAATGAGGGACGGGCCGATTACACACCCATTTTCCTTTCGCTTCTTCCAAAGCTGTTCAAATCGGGGGCGGTTCCGATCGATGTGGCGCTGATTCAGGTTACCCCGCCGGATGAACACGGCTACTGCAGTCTCGGTGTCTCGGTGGATATTGTAAAAGCCGCCGCCCAAGTCGCTGATATCGTGGTCGCCGAGGTCAACAAGCAGACACCACGGGTCCTTGGGGACAGCTTTATCCACGTCGACAAAATCCACCATTTTGTGGAGAATGATGAGCCCCTTTTAGAGATCGATTACTCAAAGCCAAGCGATATATCGCTTCGTATCGGTCATTACATCGCTGATCTGATTGATGATGGATCGACAATCCAGGTTGGAATCGGAGAGATACCCAACGCCGTGTTGGCTTGTCTGGAAAACAAGAAGGATCTTGGCGTCCACACCGAAATGTTCAGCGATGGGATTCTCGATCTCTTTGAAAAAGGGGCGATTACCAATCGCCGAAAAAGCCTTCATCCCGGGAAAATTATAGCTTCGTTTTGCATGGGAACAAAAAGGCTGTACAATTTCATTCACAACAACCCTATCATCGAATTTCATCCAAGTGATTATGTGAATGATCCCTTTGTGATAGCCCAGCACGACAATATGGTCGCGGTCAACAGCGCCTTGGAGATTGATCTGGGGGGGCAGGTTTGCGCCGACTCACTTGGATATTACTTCTACAGCGGTCTAGGCGGGCAAACCGATTTTATGCGCGGTACGGCGCGTTCGTTGAGGGGAAAGCCGATCATCGCGATAGCCTCGACGACAGACGATGGCGAACATTCCCGTATCGTTCCGCATCTCAGCGAGGGCGCCGGCGTGGTGACGACCCGCGGCGACGTGCATTATATTGTGACGGAATATGGCGTGGCTTATCTTCATGGCAAAACCATACGGGAAAGAGCAATATCTCTCATAAATATCGCCCATCCGAAATTCCGCGATGAATTGTTGGCGCATGCCAAGCGGATCAAATATGTCTATCAGGATCAGATGTCGTTGAATGTCGCGGCGAGGTATCCCCAAGAGCTTGAAAAGACAAAGAGAATCGGAAAAGAGGAATTTCTATTCCGTCCCATCAGGCCGACTGATGAAAAATTGGTCAGAGCCTTTTTCTATGCCGCCTCAAAGAAGACCAAGTATTTCCGGTTCCACGGAGAGTTACAGACTTTCCGCCACCGCGATGCGCAGACCTACTGTAATGTTGATTACGAGAGCAATTATGTCATTGCAGTTGTCAGGAAGGAAGAAGACCATGAGCATATCATCGCCATGGGGCAATATGAAGTTAATCCCGCGACGAATATGGGCGAGTGCGCTTTTATGGTCTCCGATGAGTTTCAAGGAAAGGGAATTGGAACCCTGCTTTTAAAGAGACTCATCGAACATGCAAAATCAAAAGGTGTTGCGGGCTTCGTGGCGGAAGTGTTGGCGACGAACCAGGCCATGCTGCACGTTTTCCACAAATCAGGATACACGATTCACAGCTCCATCGATGAGGGTGTTTATCATGTCTCCTTCACGTTCCATGAGGGACTGGAACGCGCGGAAAGGACTGAGATTCAATCATGA
- a CDS encoding PEP/pyruvate-binding domain-containing protein has translation MSEPDNLDIPQFDRRFLHPDAGFTQIGSGDLGGKASGLNLVRTKILSKIKSEEFPQIEVKVPTLAVLTTELFDIFMEQNDLYSLVKNDMPDDRIAHAFQKGSFPARFIGDLRALISEVHTPLAVRSSSRLEDALDHPFAGVYGTKMIPNNQPDIDTRFQRLVEAIKFVYASTFFRQAQNYLSSVGQERCSEKMAVIVQKIVGRRYADRFYPGISGVGRSYNYYPSGQSSPSDGVVNLALGLGKEIVDGGLSWTYSPASPQAPSPFNDIGDLLKNTQTRFWVVNMGRPPLPDPVRETEYLNHIDLSAAEMDNTLRFIASTFDGSSGRMRPGVGFSGPRVLDFAPILQYDSLPLNQLIKRLLEISEEALGAEVEIEFALNYDLNDGLPVQFGFLQVRPMVVSHQQIDIQPEECIGDSVVLATDRVLGNGLRDDILDIVFIKPDTFDAKYTREIATEIETLNRQIVNAGGIYLLIGFGRWGSSDPWLGVPIEWGQISGSRVIVEATLPNMNPDLSQGSHFFHNLIGLQILYMSVPLHSQFKINWDWLNEQPVATETKFVKHVKLLWPLEIKVDGKNGRGVVNYHEKRS, from the coding sequence ATGTCGGAGCCTGATAATTTGGATATCCCTCAGTTTGATCGGCGATTCTTGCACCCGGATGCCGGGTTTACCCAGATAGGTTCCGGTGATTTAGGTGGAAAGGCATCCGGCCTGAATTTGGTTCGAACCAAGATCCTTTCCAAGATCAAGAGTGAAGAATTCCCGCAAATTGAAGTTAAAGTGCCGACCCTCGCTGTTCTTACGACGGAATTATTCGATATATTTATGGAACAAAACGACCTTTATTCTCTCGTAAAGAATGATATGCCGGATGATCGCATTGCACATGCTTTCCAAAAGGGATCCTTTCCAGCCAGGTTTATTGGAGATCTCAGGGCTCTTATTTCAGAGGTTCATACGCCGTTGGCCGTGCGATCCTCAAGCCGGCTTGAAGATGCGCTGGATCATCCGTTTGCCGGCGTCTATGGGACCAAGATGATCCCAAACAATCAGCCTGATATCGATACGCGTTTCCAACGGCTGGTTGAAGCGATAAAATTCGTCTATGCGTCGACATTTTTCCGCCAAGCCCAAAATTATTTGAGCTCGGTGGGACAAGAGCGATGTTCGGAGAAGATGGCCGTCATTGTCCAGAAAATCGTCGGAAGAAGATATGCTGATCGATTCTATCCAGGCATATCCGGCGTCGGCCGCTCTTATAATTATTATCCTTCAGGGCAGTCGAGTCCCAGCGACGGCGTTGTTAATCTGGCGCTGGGTTTAGGCAAGGAAATCGTGGATGGCGGACTCTCCTGGACCTATTCGCCGGCATCTCCCCAAGCTCCCTCGCCGTTTAATGACATTGGGGATTTGTTGAAGAATACTCAGACTCGTTTCTGGGTTGTCAATATGGGCCGCCCTCCACTGCCCGATCCTGTCCGCGAAACCGAATATCTTAATCATATCGACTTGTCGGCGGCAGAGATGGATAATACTCTAAGATTCATCGCATCGACATTTGACGGATCTTCCGGGCGCATGCGGCCCGGGGTCGGTTTTTCCGGCCCTCGAGTCTTGGATTTCGCTCCTATTCTGCAATATGATTCCCTTCCGCTGAATCAGTTGATTAAGAGGCTGTTGGAGATATCCGAAGAGGCGCTTGGGGCCGAAGTGGAAATTGAGTTTGCCCTCAATTATGATTTGAATGATGGCCTGCCTGTTCAGTTTGGATTTTTACAGGTGCGCCCCATGGTGGTGTCCCATCAGCAAATCGACATTCAACCTGAAGAATGTATTGGAGACAGTGTCGTTCTAGCGACAGATCGGGTCCTTGGGAATGGATTGCGCGACGATATACTCGATATCGTTTTTATTAAACCCGATACATTTGATGCTAAATATACCCGGGAAATAGCAACTGAGATCGAAACGTTGAACCGGCAGATCGTCAATGCGGGCGGTATTTACCTCCTAATAGGATTTGGGCGCTGGGGCAGCTCGGATCCCTGGCTGGGAGTGCCCATTGAATGGGGGCAAATAAGCGGCAGCCGTGTTATTGTTGAGGCGACCCTGCCGAATATGAATCCTGATTTGAGCCAAGGTTCACATTTTTTTCATAATCTGATCGGTCTGCAAATTCTATATATGTCAGTCCCCTTGCACAGCCAATTCAAGATCAATTGGGATTGGCTCAATGAGCAACCTGTCGCAACTGAGACAAAATTTGTAAAGCATGTGAAACTGTTGTGGCCTCTTGAAATCAAAGTGGACGGAAAGAATGGAAGAGGGGTTGTAAATTATCATGAAAAGAGATCCTAA
- a CDS encoding T9SS type A sorting domain-containing protein gives MFFKGIVKTAAFATLMWILAATGSRGVIYDDTVLPDSDDTYTTALFRIYLPESAPLIRGIYFYVDPYNVDSRYIAAHPDFQALCGKADFALMGAQLDSRFMETGIGKAVLRALQHFAGLSSHPELEFSTIFFEGYSWGGQFSYHFAIWLPERVIGFVTQKGGYHDTGPAGAAVQVPGYLFVGENDEPYRIENLTGIFKKQRLLGARWILAMQPDAGHERITDRNLLDNYFQTVSELRLPGTIPVDRPVQLIVLDETESWLGNLVTQEIGDYICYNDSVETACWFPSSEIGKRWQVFVSDTTVTDTIPCGSSGIDAGESLHSRLHEGLRAIPNPCHSSIAIHFYLPTAAEAELSIYDAAGRVVLKLIDDRLPAGAHTVRWQGSDAGGDAMKNGIYFSKLKANSSEATGKIILIR, from the coding sequence GTGTTTTTCAAAGGAATCGTAAAGACGGCCGCCTTCGCCACCTTGATGTGGATTCTGGCCGCAACGGGCTCCCGCGGCGTGATTTATGACGATACAGTCCTTCCCGATTCCGACGACACTTATACAACAGCCCTCTTTCGGATCTATTTGCCCGAGAGTGCCCCGCTCATCAGGGGGATCTATTTTTATGTTGATCCCTACAATGTCGATTCGCGTTATATAGCCGCCCATCCCGATTTTCAGGCCTTATGCGGGAAAGCGGATTTTGCCCTCATGGGCGCTCAACTTGACAGCCGGTTTATGGAGACTGGAATCGGCAAGGCCGTCCTCCGAGCGCTTCAACACTTTGCCGGGTTGAGCTCGCATCCCGAGCTGGAATTCTCAACGATCTTTTTCGAGGGGTATTCCTGGGGCGGGCAATTTTCCTACCATTTCGCGATCTGGCTGCCCGAACGTGTGATCGGTTTTGTTACACAAAAGGGGGGATACCACGATACAGGTCCCGCCGGCGCGGCAGTACAGGTTCCAGGATATCTCTTCGTCGGCGAAAACGATGAGCCGTATCGCATTGAAAACCTAACGGGAATATTCAAAAAACAGCGCCTCCTCGGTGCGCGCTGGATCCTGGCGATGCAGCCCGATGCCGGTCATGAGCGGATAACGGACCGCAATCTTTTGGATAATTATTTTCAGACAGTGAGTGAATTGCGGTTACCGGGCACAATCCCGGTGGATCGACCGGTTCAATTAATTGTTTTGGATGAGACAGAGAGTTGGCTTGGAAATCTCGTGACGCAGGAGATTGGTGATTATATCTGCTACAATGACAGCGTGGAGACGGCTTGCTGGTTTCCATCCAGCGAGATCGGGAAGCGCTGGCAGGTCTTTGTTTCGGATACGACCGTCACTGATACGATACCCTGTGGCTCCTCTGGAATCGATGCCGGCGAGAGTCTCCATTCCAGGCTTCACGAGGGCCTGAGGGCAATCCCCAATCCTTGCCATTCTTCCATCGCTATCCATTTCTATCTGCCGACGGCCGCTGAGGCCGAGCTGTCGATCTATGACGCCGCCGGACGGGTGGTGTTGAAATTGATCGATGATAGGCTGCCGGCGGGGGCGCATACCGTTCGCTGGCAAGGCAGCGACGCCGGCGGCGATGCCATGAAAAATGGCATATATTTTTCAAAATTGAAGGCGAATTCTTCGGAGGCTACCGGCAAAATCATCCTTATACGATGA